A genomic segment from Nitrospira sp. encodes:
- a CDS encoding Type III restriction-modification enzyme, helicase subunit yields MSTDFFSKPILNSPYAYPSRHWELDESGQPTQQIIESRRPAEFITPIPKPKKRKSIEKQASIVFDEGKGLSTQEQQYDITAIINGVRDQVDAWRKLQNSNDWQVTPETARLLQHWRHHKFSNTRPFFCQVEAAETAIWLTEVAPNTKAGKGFLEHLANANHDANPGLTRLALKLATGAGKTTVMAMLIAWQTINAVRRPNSKKFTRGFLVVAPGLTIKDRLRVLQPHDPDSYYASRELVPNDLLDEVRDAKIVITNYHAFKLRERLELSKGGRSLLQGRGEELDTLETEGQMLQRVMPDLMGMKNILVLNDEAHHCYREKPVTKDAEEDLKGDEKKEAEKNNEAARLWISGLEIVTRKLGVTQIIDLSATPFFLRGSGYAEGTLFPWTMSDFSLMDAIECGIVKLPRVPVADNIPGGDMPKFRNLWEHIRTRMPKKGRGKAATLDPLSLPVELQTALEALYGHYKKTFDLWKESGMRVPPCFIVVCNNTSTSKLVYDFISGIQRENEDGSTTLENGRLELFRNFDEHGNPLPRPNTLLIDSEQLESGEALDDNFRGMAADEIERFRREIVERTGDQRQAEGLTDQDLLREVMNTVGKHGRLGESIRCVVSVSMLTEGWDANTVTHVLGVRAFGTQLLCEQVIGRALRRESYDLNDEGLFDVRYADVLGIPFDFTAKPVVAPPQPPRETVHVKAVRPERDPLEMSFPRVEGYRVELPEERLTAKFNEDSILELTPDLVGPSITKNAGIIGQSIDLNLEHLEDTRPSTVLFNVAKRLLYTKWRDPGEEPKLHLFGQLKRITKEWIDTCLRCKGGTYPAQLMYQELADMACERITAGITRALVGTRPIKALLDPYNPTGSTKHVNFNTSRRDRWETDARRCHINWIILDSDWEGEFCRVAEAHPKVKAYVKNHNLGLEVPYRYGSEMRRYVPDFIVLVDDGHGDEDLLHLIVEIKGYRREDAKEKKATMENYWVPGVNNLGTYGRWAFAEFTEVYQIETDFKAKVEREFKKMIERTAYEH; encoded by the coding sequence ATGAGCACCGATTTCTTCTCCAAGCCGATTCTGAATTCTCCTTACGCATATCCATCCCGCCATTGGGAACTTGATGAGTCGGGCCAGCCGACGCAGCAAATTATAGAAAGCCGCCGTCCAGCAGAATTCATCACACCAATCCCGAAGCCCAAAAAGCGCAAGTCCATAGAAAAGCAGGCCTCGATCGTCTTTGACGAAGGAAAGGGGCTCTCCACACAAGAACAGCAGTACGACATCACGGCCATCATCAACGGGGTGCGCGACCAAGTTGATGCATGGCGGAAATTGCAGAACTCGAACGACTGGCAGGTGACGCCAGAAACTGCTCGGCTACTTCAACACTGGCGCCATCACAAATTCAGCAACACCCGGCCGTTCTTCTGCCAAGTCGAGGCAGCTGAAACAGCCATTTGGCTGACAGAAGTGGCCCCCAATACCAAAGCCGGCAAAGGCTTTCTTGAGCACCTGGCAAATGCCAATCACGACGCGAATCCAGGCTTAACGAGGCTAGCGTTAAAGCTGGCCACAGGGGCAGGCAAGACCACGGTGATGGCCATGCTCATTGCGTGGCAAACGATCAACGCCGTCCGACGCCCCAACAGCAAGAAATTTACTCGTGGGTTTCTTGTCGTCGCACCAGGCCTCACCATTAAAGACCGCTTGCGTGTCCTCCAACCGCATGATCCGGACAGTTATTACGCCAGCAGAGAGTTGGTCCCCAATGATCTGTTGGATGAAGTGCGAGACGCCAAGATCGTTATCACCAACTATCACGCATTTAAGTTGCGAGAGCGGCTCGAACTGTCAAAGGGTGGCCGGTCGTTGCTTCAAGGTCGTGGTGAAGAGCTCGATACCCTTGAAACAGAAGGGCAGATGCTCCAGCGGGTGATGCCCGACTTGATGGGTATGAAGAACATTCTCGTCCTGAATGATGAGGCGCACCATTGCTACCGAGAAAAGCCGGTGACAAAAGACGCCGAAGAGGATTTGAAAGGGGATGAGAAGAAAGAGGCAGAGAAGAATAATGAGGCGGCGAGGCTCTGGATCTCAGGGCTAGAAATCGTCACGCGCAAGCTTGGTGTCACACAGATCATCGACCTATCGGCTACGCCATTTTTCCTTCGAGGCTCAGGCTATGCGGAGGGCACACTCTTTCCCTGGACCATGAGCGACTTCTCGCTCATGGATGCCATTGAGTGCGGCATCGTGAAATTGCCGCGCGTGCCAGTGGCAGACAATATCCCAGGCGGGGACATGCCAAAGTTCCGTAATCTCTGGGAGCACATCCGTACCAGGATGCCGAAGAAAGGGCGTGGGAAGGCCGCAACACTCGATCCTCTCAGCCTGCCAGTGGAGCTGCAGACCGCTCTCGAAGCACTGTACGGCCACTACAAGAAGACCTTCGACCTATGGAAAGAGAGCGGTATGCGGGTGCCGCCCTGCTTCATCGTGGTTTGTAACAATACCTCGACGTCTAAGTTGGTATACGACTTCATATCCGGCATTCAGCGTGAGAATGAGGACGGATCGACGACACTTGAGAATGGCCGCTTGGAATTGTTCCGTAACTTTGATGAGCACGGGAACCCTCTTCCTCGACCAAACACACTGCTCATCGACAGTGAGCAGCTCGAATCCGGAGAAGCGCTGGATGACAACTTCCGTGGGATGGCGGCTGATGAAATCGAGCGCTTCCGCCGCGAGATCGTCGAGCGTACCGGCGATCAGCGGCAAGCTGAGGGCCTGACAGACCAAGATCTGCTACGTGAAGTCATGAACACCGTTGGCAAGCATGGGCGTCTAGGCGAGTCGATTCGTTGTGTCGTGTCTGTGTCCATGTTGACTGAAGGATGGGATGCTAACACCGTGACGCATGTGCTTGGGGTAAGGGCCTTCGGCACGCAGCTGCTCTGCGAGCAAGTGATTGGCCGGGCGTTGCGGCGGGAATCGTATGACCTGAACGACGAAGGTTTGTTCGACGTGAGATATGCAGATGTGCTCGGTATTCCCTTCGATTTCACGGCGAAGCCGGTCGTAGCGCCTCCACAACCGCCCAGAGAAACCGTGCATGTCAAAGCAGTTCGTCCCGAACGCGACCCGCTCGAAATGTCCTTCCCGCGTGTCGAAGGGTATCGTGTCGAGCTTCCTGAAGAACGGCTCACTGCCAAGTTCAATGAGGATTCAATCCTGGAGCTCACTCCAGATCTCGTGGGGCCTTCCATTACAAAGAATGCGGGAATTATCGGGCAGTCCATCGACTTGAACTTGGAACATTTGGAGGACACGCGGCCCTCAACCGTGTTGTTCAATGTAGCTAAGCGCTTGCTCTATACCAAGTGGCGTGATCCAGGCGAAGAGCCCAAGCTTCACCTCTTTGGCCAGCTCAAGCGCATTACTAAAGAGTGGATCGATACCTGTCTGCGGTGCAAAGGCGGCACGTATCCGGCACAGTTGATGTACCAAGAGTTGGCAGATATGGCCTGTGAACGCATTACTGCCGGGATCACGCGTGCGTTGGTAGGGACGCGCCCCATCAAAGCCTTACTTGATCCCTACAATCCCACTGGTTCGACCAAGCATGTGAACTTCAATACGTCCAGACGAGATCGCTGGGAGACGGATGCCCGTCGCTGTCACATCAATTGGATCATTCTCGACAGCGATTGGGAAGGCGAGTTTTGTCGTGTGGCTGAGGCTCATCCAAAAGTTAAAGCCTACGTGAAGAATCACAATCTTGGACTCGAAGTACCGTACCGGTATGGATCAGAGATGCGGAGGTATGTACCGGACTTCATCGTCCTGGTTGATGACGGACATGGTGACGAGGATCTCCTGCACCTCATTGTTGAGATCAAAGGCTACCGGCGGGAGGATGCGAAGGAAAAGAAGGCTACCATGGAAAACTATTGGGTGCCTGGAGTGAACAACCTTGGCACCTATGGCCGCTGGGCTTTTGCTGAGTTCACGGAGGTCTATCAGATCGAGACCGACTTCAAGGCCAAGGTTGAACGGGAATTCAAGAAGATGATTGAAAGGACTGCCTATGAACACTGA